AATATTAGTAAGTAGGGTTATTATAGATAACAAAGTTATTAGCTAAATCTTTAAGCTCTAACTTGATTTGCTCTTGTAAATCAGTATTATTAATATCATCTAAAATATCAGCAATCTTATTTGCAATGAATTCGAACTCTTTCTCTTTCATTCCACGTGCAGTTAATGCAGGAGAACCAATTCTTACACCACTTGTAACAAATGGACTTCTTGTCTCACCTGGTACTGTATTCTTATTTACTGTTATCCCTGCATTTTGTAATGCTGCATCTGCATCTTTCCCTGAAAAATCTTTATTTAAAAAGCTTACTAATACTAAGTGATTATCTGTTCCACCTGATACAATATCATATCCTCTTGAAACTAATACCTCTCCTAGTTTTTTTGCATTTGCTTTTACTTGTTTTGCATACTCTTTCCATGATGGATCTAAAATCTCTTTAAAGGCTACTGCTTTTGCTGCTATTACATGTACTAATGGCCCACCTTGTAATCCTGGGAAAATAGCTGAATTGATTTTCTTTGCAATCTCTTCATCATTTGTCATAATCATACCACCTCTTGGACCTCTTAAAGTCTTATGAGTTGTAGTTGTTACAACATCTGCATATGGAAATGGAGATTGGTGCTCTCCTGCTGCTACTAATCCTGCAATGTGTGCAATATCTGCAAATAAAATAGCTCCTACTTCATCAGCTATCTCTTTAAATCTTTTAAAATCAATCTCTCTTGCATATGCTGAAGCACCACATACTATGATTTTTGGTTGTACGATTTTTGCAATATCTAATACTCTATCATAGTTAATTCTACCATCTAGTTCTACTCCATAATAGAAGGCTTGATAGTTTTTCCCTGAAAATGATGGTTTTGAACCATGAGTTAAGTGTCCACCATGAGATAAATCCATACCTAAAATTTTATCTCCTGCTTGTAATAATGCTGCATATACTGCACCATTAGCTTGGCTTCCTGAATGTGGTTGAACATTTGCATAAGAACATCCAAAAATTTCACAAGCTCTATCTATAGCTAATTGCTCTGCTTTGTCAGCAAACTCACATCCACCATAATATCTTTTATATGGATAACCTTCTGCATATTTGTTTGTAAATACAGAACCCATTGCTTCCATTACTGCTGCACTTGTGAAGTTCTCACTTGCTATCATCTCTAAGTGTGTTGTTTGTCTCTCTAACTCTGCTTCTATGATATCATAGATCTCTTTATCTGCTTGCTCTAATCTTGCCTCTGTTACGTAGCTCATAGTCTCACCTCTTAAAAAATTTTAAGAAGTATAACACAAAGAAAAATTTATAACAATCCAGATATTGCTAAAATTAAATTTTATTATATAAATAAGAAGAATACTGCATCAAGTGCAAGTTTTTTTGGCTCTTCACCTAAGGCATATAAGCTATTTTCAACATTATAAATCATTTGGGTTAAAATCACTTCAAAAGTAAAATTTGAACGGCTAAGTAAGTTTTCTTTACCATTTTTTATAAAAGCTAAATTTTTAATATCATCATATGAAATTTCTTCATTATTATTTAGTTTTTTTTCAAGCTCAATCTGCCAATTGTTTTGCCAAGTTAAAAATAGATATTCATTATTTAAATCTCTATCTACTTTTATTTTCCACTTTAAAATTTGAAGATTTTTATGTAGTTTATGAAGTTTCTCTTTTTCATACTCTAAAGCTATTATTTTATGTCCACTTTTTATATCATAAGCTTCATATAAAGAGTAATAAAGTCCTAAAATTAAGTAATCATTTCTAGCAGAAATAAAATCTTTACTAAAAGCTAGTTGTAAATAGTCTTTATAGTTTTCAAGAATTCTATTCTTATATTTTAAGTGTAATGTTTTTTCAGAGTTTATAATTAAATCATAAATTTTTTGTTCTAAAGCTTTGTCATAGGCTTTAGGATTTCTTTTATCAAGTTTTTGTTTAAATGAGATTAAAAGTTTTTGACTTTTTTGATAGTCTCTTTTAATTATATTTGCTGAATCAGATTGAAATACATTTTTTACATCATCTTGCTTAGGCATACATCCTGTAAAAAAAAGTGTAAATAATATAATTAATAAAAAACTTTTAAATCCCATCTATTACCTTTTAGTTAAAGGCTATTAAGAAATAGCTTTTAACTCATTTTCAATTTTTTCTAGTTTTGTTTTTGCATCTTCTAATGCTTGTTTATTTTCTGCAACAACTGCCTCTGGTGCATTTGCTACAAATCTCTCATTTGAAAGCATTCCATTTAGTTTTGCAACTTCTTTTTCTACTTTCTCTTTTTGTTTTGTTAGTTTATCAATGATTGGACTCATATCAATCTCTGAAGTTGGTAAATAAACCTCTAAGTTATCTGATACATCAGTAATAGAGTTCTCAACTTTAGCACTTACAAACTCAATTTCTTCAACTTTTGCTAACTTTTCAATAAATGGTTTTGCTAATTGTGTATCAATTTTAGAGTCTAATTTGATATATGCTTTAGCAATTTTTGAGTTACCCATATCAATAATAACTTTTGCTCTTCTTAATGCTGTAATTGCTTCTTCAATAATAGCAAACATAGCTTCAGTCTCTTTATCTTGTTTTATATCTTTAGGGAAGTTTGTTACCATTAAAGATTTTGCTCCATCATCTAAAGAAGTTCCCGATAATCTATGATATAAGAAATCAGAAATAAATGGCATAAATGGAGAAACAAGTTTTAATGTCTCTTTGAAAATAGCTCCTAATTCAGAGATAGACTCTTTTGAAGCTTTTGAATACTCAATTCCCCAGTCACAAAACTCTGTCCATACAAATTTATATAAAATTGATGCTGCTTCATTGAATTTAAATGTCTCTAAAGCCTCTCTTACATCTTCTACTGCTTTTGAAAGTCTTGATTGCATATACTTTCCAAGTGCTGTATTGATTTCAATATCTTTTAAATCTGCAAAAGTATCAACATTTAATGTTAAGAAATTAGCTGCGTTATAAAGTTTATTTGTAAAGTTTCTAAACTGCTCTAAGTTTTTAGCACCTAGTTTAATATCTCTACCTTGAACTGCTAAGAATGCAAGCGTAAATCTAATAATATCAGCTGAATGTTCTTCAACCATATCAAGTGGGTCAATTACATTTCCTTTTGATTTAGACATTTTAGCTCCATGCTCATCTCTTACAAGTGCGTGCATATAAATATCTTTAAAAGGTAATTTACCTTGGAAATGATCCCCCATCATCATCATTCTCGCAACCCAGAAGAACATAATATCAAATCCAGTAATTAATAAAGAGTTTGGATAGAAATCTTTCATATCCTCTTTTTCATTATAAAGTTCTGGAAGTTTTCCATTATTTCCCCATCCTAATGGAGACATAGCCCATAAAGCAGAAGAGAACCAAGTATCTAATACATCAGGGTCTTGTGTATAGTGTTTATTCCCACATTTAGGGCAAGCTTCTGGCTCATCATTTTTATCTGCCCATTGATGATTACAAGAATCACAAGTAAATACAGGAATTCTATGTCCCCACCATAATTGTCTTGAGATGCACCAAGGTCTTAATTCATCCATCCATGCAGTATATGAATTAATCCAATGTGCTGGGTGGAAATTATTATGTGCTTTTGTTTTTTCAATTGAACTTTGTGCTACTTTTTCAGATAAGAACCACTGTTGAGAAATAAAAGGTTCAACAATATTTTTACATCTATAACAGTGTCCCACTTGATGATTATGTTCATCAATTTTTACAATATAACCTTCTTCTTGAAGTTTTTTAACGATAGGTTCTCTTGCTTCTAGTCTCTCTAAACCTGCAAACTCTCCACAGTATTCATTTAAAATACCTTTTTCATCAAATACTTTAATAAATTCTAAATCGTGTCTTTTTCCAACTTCATAGTCATTTTGGTCATGTGCAGGAGTTACTTTAACAACACCTGTTCCAAACTCCATATCAACATGAGAGTCTGTAATAACTTTTATTTTTCTATCTGTTAGTGGAAGTAATACTTCTTTTCCTACAATATCTTTATATCTTTCATCTTCTGGATGTACCATAATAGCAGTATCCCCAAAATATGTTTCAGGTCTTGTTGTTGCTACTTGTACTTCTCCACTTCCATCAGCAAATTTATAAATCATATGATAAAATTTACCATTTATCTCTTCATGCTCAACTTCAATATCAGAAAGTGCTCCATCGTGTGTACACCAATTTACCATATAGTTATTTTGAGTAATATAACCTTCATTGTATAAAGATACAAAAGCCTCTTTTACAGCTTCTTGTAAACCTTCATCCATAGTAAATCTTTCTCTTTTCCAAGCAGGAGTAACACCAAGTTTTCTCATTTGGTGAACTATATTTCCACCAGAAGTCTCTTTTTGTAGCCAAGCTCTCTCTAAAAATTTTTCTCTACCTATCTCTTCTTTTGTTGTACCTTCAGCTAATAATTGTTTTTCAACAACATTTTGAGTAGCAATACCAGCATGATCAGTTCCAGGTTGCCATAGAGTTTTATAGCCATCCATTCTTTTAAATCTAGTAATAATATCTTGTAAAGTAAATGTAAGAGCATGTCCAATATGTAAGCTTCCTGTTACATTTGGAGGAGGCATCATGATAGAGAAAGTTTTTGGCTTTCCATTTTCATCAAATTCTTGAATCTCTTTGTTTCCATCAATTTCAAAATAACCTCTATCTTCCCAGATTTTATAAAAGTTATCTTCTACTTTTGTTGGTTCGTATTTTCCGCTCATTAAAATTTCCTAT
This sequence is a window from Halarcobacter bivalviorum. Protein-coding genes within it:
- a CDS encoding serine hydroxymethyltransferase gives rise to the protein MSYVTEARLEQADKEIYDIIEAELERQTTHLEMIASENFTSAAVMEAMGSVFTNKYAEGYPYKRYYGGCEFADKAEQLAIDRACEIFGCSYANVQPHSGSQANGAVYAALLQAGDKILGMDLSHGGHLTHGSKPSFSGKNYQAFYYGVELDGRINYDRVLDIAKIVQPKIIVCGASAYAREIDFKRFKEIADEVGAILFADIAHIAGLVAAGEHQSPFPYADVVTTTTHKTLRGPRGGMIMTNDEEIAKKINSAIFPGLQGGPLVHVIAAKAVAFKEILDPSWKEYAKQVKANAKKLGEVLVSRGYDIVSGGTDNHLVLVSFLNKDFSGKDADAALQNAGITVNKNTVPGETRSPFVTSGVRIGSPALTARGMKEKEFEFIANKIADILDDINNTDLQEQIKLELKDLANNFVIYNNPTY
- a CDS encoding valine--tRNA ligase; this translates as MSGKYEPTKVEDNFYKIWEDRGYFEIDGNKEIQEFDENGKPKTFSIMMPPPNVTGSLHIGHALTFTLQDIITRFKRMDGYKTLWQPGTDHAGIATQNVVEKQLLAEGTTKEEIGREKFLERAWLQKETSGGNIVHQMRKLGVTPAWKRERFTMDEGLQEAVKEAFVSLYNEGYITQNNYMVNWCTHDGALSDIEVEHEEINGKFYHMIYKFADGSGEVQVATTRPETYFGDTAIMVHPEDERYKDIVGKEVLLPLTDRKIKVITDSHVDMEFGTGVVKVTPAHDQNDYEVGKRHDLEFIKVFDEKGILNEYCGEFAGLERLEAREPIVKKLQEEGYIVKIDEHNHQVGHCYRCKNIVEPFISQQWFLSEKVAQSSIEKTKAHNNFHPAHWINSYTAWMDELRPWCISRQLWWGHRIPVFTCDSCNHQWADKNDEPEACPKCGNKHYTQDPDVLDTWFSSALWAMSPLGWGNNGKLPELYNEKEDMKDFYPNSLLITGFDIMFFWVARMMMMGDHFQGKLPFKDIYMHALVRDEHGAKMSKSKGNVIDPLDMVEEHSADIIRFTLAFLAVQGRDIKLGAKNLEQFRNFTNKLYNAANFLTLNVDTFADLKDIEINTALGKYMQSRLSKAVEDVREALETFKFNEAASILYKFVWTEFCDWGIEYSKASKESISELGAIFKETLKLVSPFMPFISDFLYHRLSGTSLDDGAKSLMVTNFPKDIKQDKETEAMFAIIEEAITALRRAKVIIDMGNSKIAKAYIKLDSKIDTQLAKPFIEKLAKVEEIEFVSAKVENSITDVSDNLEVYLPTSEIDMSPIIDKLTKQKEKVEKEVAKLNGMLSNERFVANAPEAVVAENKQALEDAKTKLEKIENELKAIS